In Anabas testudineus chromosome 12, fAnaTes1.2, whole genome shotgun sequence, one genomic interval encodes:
- the LOC113159881 gene encoding inactive phospholipid phosphatase 7, whose translation MPSSYNVRSSARERNNVLSRPEFMSLNHQPGRGGGGGGGGGGGAPSVCRGSTRRPGPIKHQASQQNEEPTDSGSKDRREPNKMPEEDCMQLNPSFKGIAMNSLLAIDICLSKRMGVCAYTTSSWGGCRSMVALLALTGHGITWIIGTLVCLTRSNTLAGQEVLVNLLLALILDVMTVAGVQRLVKRRGPWEMTPGFMDCVALDIYSFPAAHASRATMVSKFLLSHLVLAVPLRILLVVWAFLVSMSRVLLGKHHLTDMVCGFALGMLHFSLMETVWLSSNTCQTLISISTLSWSPFF comes from the exons ATGCCCTCGAGTTACAATGTGCGATCCAGCGCACGGGAGAGAAACAACGTCCTGAGCAGACCTGAGTTCATGTCCCTGAACCATCAACCCGGTCGCGGAGGCGGCGGCGGCGGTGGCGGCGGTGGCGGCGCACCCTCAGTATGCCGAGGCAGCACCAGGCGACCGGGTCCAATCAAGCACCAAGCAAGCCAGCAGAATGAAGAACCTACCGACAGCGGCAGTAAAGACAGGAGAGAGCCCAACAAAATGCCAGAGGAAGACTGCATGCAGCTGAACCCCTCATTCAAGGGGATAGCGATGAACTCCCTCCTTGCCATTGACATCTGTCTGTCCAAGCGCATGGGGGTGTGCGCCTACACGACCTCCTCCTGGGGAGGCTGCCGCTCCATGGTCGCTCTGCTGGCGCTCACAGGTCATGGCATCACGTGGATCATTGGCACTCTCGTGTGTCTCACAAGGAGTAACACTCTGGCTGGACAAGAGGTCCTGGTGAACCTGCTGCTTG CCCTCATCCTTGATGTCATGACTGTTGCTGGAGTCCAGAGACTGGTGAAGCGCAGAGGACCCTGGGAGATGACGCCAGGGTTCATGGACTGTGTCGCTTTGGACATCTACTCCTTCCCTGCAGCTCACGCCAGCCGAGCCACCATGGTCTCCAAATTCCTGCTCTCTCACCTCGTCCTGGCTGTGCCACTTCGTATCCTGTTGGTGGTGTGGGCCTTCCTGGTGAGCATGTCCCGGGTGCTGCTGGGAAAACACCACCTAACTGACATGGTGTGCGGCTTTGCACTGGGCATGCTCCACTTTAGTCTGATGGAGACAGTGTGGCTCTCGTCAAACACCTGCCAGACTCTTATTTCAATAAGCACACTGAGCTGGAGCCCGTTTTTCTAA